In the Agelaius phoeniceus isolate bAgePho1 chromosome 11, bAgePho1.hap1, whole genome shotgun sequence genome, one interval contains:
- the CDHR4 gene encoding cadherin-related family member 4 isoform X3 has translation MGMHGHLTFLLLSLCAPGTFVRATVLPDLPRVVTLSEDTVPGTRVTEVTVSCSNSSSSPNVTLDSIEHEHPFNSIAISSDPTDATMFWAEVTLRAGAELDARRVNQYTLILRAACPGEDEVEERLFVQVTAGHVLRCETLFASTEGDVVQVLADVAPRTPLYVVLPQPLGGLTFRLRNRNTPLTLTRQGLVLAPDNGFDPSKDTQTFLLDIEVMDRHGHNCSRALRVEVLPSRRPRVTFPEPHRAVTVTEGIGPGEVVTQVHARGDNVHYAILAPVAPVLFAIDEVTGEIRSTRQLQAIRAHLLIQAYNALHPHDHATATVNVTVQGTDRLTPRCVPAIFVSQVPETMSPGSTLVTLRCTSSTSTDGCLHYVLEGPPSSLSHFCMEGPQLKVNTTLDYDSEAMAALGFQFTATIVVTVGGQPRQSTRVPVLVTVTPVNEFRPVCPSSATFTVPETAAFGSLVGRVAGTDRDYPQESLEYSLEGGPGPAQPFSIDRRTGEIRVVGPLDSQQHKSYRLVVRLTDTHNDLDPRKRQSRLCDVSVRLQAVLDQLPECIPEVQELRITAGSPGSRQPVTRLLCHGSPDSALLTYTIVGGNEDGRFRLEGNTLVYLPGDRAEPQPFVLLVEVWGGSGGRRRSSLVALVVHVTPRSTPVPASTTTQRTTLQKEPLVVLQTEAVWHPPAWFVAVLTLSGVLLLATLGCTARKLLCSNQAPGKLFLAKSSWDVMEHGRNKEERGHPHASSPGQFDGHAQDPRTGRDYLFNSVTGARRWI, from the exons ATGGGCATGCACGGACAcctcaccttcctcctcctcagcctctGTGCCCCGG GGACTTTTGTCAGAGCAACAG TCCTGCCTGACCTGCCACGTGTGGTGACCCTGAGTGAGGACACAGTGCCAGGCACCCGTGTCACTGAGGTGACCGTGTCCTGCAGCAACTCAAGCAGCAGTCCCAATGTCACCCTGGACAGCATCGAGCACGAGCACCCCTTCAACTCCATCGCCATcagctctgaccccacagatGCCACCATGTTCTGGGCAGAG gTGACACTGCGTGCTGGCGCAGAGCTCGATGCCCGCCGGGTGAACCAGTACACATTGATCCTGCGGGCTGCTTGTCCTGGTGAGGATGAGGTGGAGGAGCGGCTCTTTGTCCAAGTGACAGCAGGCCACGTGCTGCGCTGTGAGACCCTCTTTGCCAGCACAG agGGTGATGTGGTGCAGGTGCTGGCAGATGTGGCGCCCCGGACGCCCCTGTACGTGgtgctgccacagccactggGTGGGCTGACG TTCAGGCTCCGAAACCGCAACACACCACTCACGCTCACCCGCCAGGgcctggtgctggcacctgACAATGGTTTTGATCCCAGCAAGGACACCCAG ACGTTCCTGTTGGACATTGAGGTGATGGATCGTCACGGGCACAACTGCAGCAGGGCTCTAAGGGTGGAGGTGCTGCCATCACGCCGTCCCCGCGTCACCTTCCC TGAGCCACACCgggctgtgacagtgacagaagGCATTGGCCCTGGGGAGGTGGTCACACAGGTCCATGCCAGAGGTGACAATGTCCACTATGCCATCCTCGCTCCTGTGGCTCCTGTGCTCTTCGCCATTGACGAGG tgacaggggagATCCGCAGCACCCGGCAGCTACAGGCGATCCGTGCCCACCTCCTCATCCAGGCTTACAACGCGCTGCACCCACACGACCACGCCACCGCCACGGTCAATGTCACCGTGCAGGGGACAGACCGCCTGACACCGAGATGTGTCCCAGCCATCTTCGT GTCCCAGGTGCCTGAAACCATGTCCCCTGGCAGCACGTTGGTGACACTGAGGTGCACCAGCTCCACCAGCACTGATGGGTGTCTGCACTATGTTCTCGAGGggcctccctcctccctctcccacttctgcatggaggggcCACAGCTGAAG GTCAACACCACCCTGGACTATGACTCGGAGGCCATGGCTGCTCTGGGCTTCCAGTTCACAGCCACCATTGTGGTGACAGTGGGAGGGCAGCCCCGACAGAGCA CCCgtgtgcctgtgcttgtgaCGGTGACACCTGTCAACGAATTCAGACCAgtgtgccccagcagtgccaccttCACTGTGCCAGAGACAGCAGCTTTTGGCAGCCTCGTGGGGCGTGTGGCTGGCACTGACCGTGACTACCCCCAGGAGAGCCTGGAGTACAGCCTGGAGGGGGGGCCTGGCCCCGCACAGCCCTTCTCCATCGACAGGCGCACAg GCGAGATCCGCGTGGTGGGACCCCTGGACTCGCAGCAGCACAAGAGCTACAGGCTGGTGGTGCGGCTGACGGACACCCACAATGACCTGGACCCGAGGAAGAGGCAGAGCCGTCTGTGCGATGTGTCTGTGCGCCTGCAG gctgtgctggaccAGCTGCCGGAGTGCATCCCCGAGGTGCAGGAGCTGCGGATCACGGCCGGGTCCCCGGGCAGCCGCCAGCCTGTCACCCGCCTGCTGTGCCACGGCAGCCCCGACAGTGCCCTGCTGACCTACACCATTGTTGGAG GCAATGAGGATGGGCGCTTTCGGCTGGAGGGGAACACCCTTGTCTACCTGCCCGGTGACCGAGCCGAGCCCCAGCCCTTTGTCCTGCTGGTGGAGGTGTGGGGTGGCTCTGGTGGCCGCCGCCGCAGCagcctggtggcactggtggtgcACGTCACCCCCCGGAGCACCCCGGTGCCAGCCAGCACCACCACTCAGCGCACG ACTCTGCAGAAGGAGCCGCTGGTTGTCCTGCAGACGGAGGCGGTGTGGCACCCGCCAGCCTGGTTTGTGGCTGTGCTGACCCTCTCtggtgtcctgctgctggccaccCTGGGCTGCACGGCCCggaagctgctgtgcag CAACCAGGCCCCTGGCAAGCTGTTCCTGGCCAAGAG ctcctgggatgtGATGGAGCATGGCAGGAACAAGGAGGAACGGGGACACCCACACGCCAGCAGCCCA GGGCAGTTCGATGGCCATGCTCAGGACCCAC GCACCGGCAGGGATTATCTCTTCAACAGCGTGACCGGGGCTCGGCGCTGGATCTGA
- the CDHR4 gene encoding cadherin-related family member 4 isoform X4 — protein MGMHGHLTFLLLSLCAPVLPDLPRVVTLSEDTVPGTRVTEVTVSCSNSSSSPNVTLDSIEHEHPFNSIAISSDPTDATMFWAEVTLRAGAELDARRVNQYTLILRAACPGEDEVEERLFVQVTAGHVLRCETLFASTEGDVVQVLADVAPRTPLYVVLPQPLGGLTFRLRNRNTPLTLTRQGLVLAPDNGFDPSKDTQTFLLDIEVMDRHGHNCSRALRVEVLPSRRPRVTFPEPHRAVTVTEGIGPGEVVTQVHARGDNVHYAILAPVAPVLFAIDEVTGEIRSTRQLQAIRAHLLIQAYNALHPHDHATATVNVTVQGTDRLTPRCVPAIFVSQVPETMSPGSTLVTLRCTSSTSTDGCLHYVLEGPPSSLSHFCMEGPQLKVNTTLDYDSEAMAALGFQFTATIVVTVGGQPRQSTRVPVLVTVTPVNEFRPVCPSSATFTVPETAAFGSLVGRVAGTDRDYPQESLEYSLEGGPGPAQPFSIDRRTVPTGEIRVVGPLDSQQHKSYRLVVRLTDTHNDLDPRKRQSRLCDVSVRLQAVLDQLPECIPEVQELRITAGSPGSRQPVTRLLCHGSPDSALLTYTIVGGNEDGRFRLEGNTLVYLPGDRAEPQPFVLLVEVWGGSGGRRRSSLVALVVHVTPRSTPVPASTTTQRTTLQKEPLVVLQTEAVWHPPAWFVAVLTLSGVLLLATLGCTARKLLCSNQAPGKLFLAKSSWDVMEHGRNKEERGHPHASSPGQFDGHAQDPRTGRDYLFNSVTGARRWI, from the exons ATGGGCATGCACGGACAcctcaccttcctcctcctcagcctctGTGCCCCGG TCCTGCCTGACCTGCCACGTGTGGTGACCCTGAGTGAGGACACAGTGCCAGGCACCCGTGTCACTGAGGTGACCGTGTCCTGCAGCAACTCAAGCAGCAGTCCCAATGTCACCCTGGACAGCATCGAGCACGAGCACCCCTTCAACTCCATCGCCATcagctctgaccccacagatGCCACCATGTTCTGGGCAGAG gTGACACTGCGTGCTGGCGCAGAGCTCGATGCCCGCCGGGTGAACCAGTACACATTGATCCTGCGGGCTGCTTGTCCTGGTGAGGATGAGGTGGAGGAGCGGCTCTTTGTCCAAGTGACAGCAGGCCACGTGCTGCGCTGTGAGACCCTCTTTGCCAGCACAG agGGTGATGTGGTGCAGGTGCTGGCAGATGTGGCGCCCCGGACGCCCCTGTACGTGgtgctgccacagccactggGTGGGCTGACG TTCAGGCTCCGAAACCGCAACACACCACTCACGCTCACCCGCCAGGgcctggtgctggcacctgACAATGGTTTTGATCCCAGCAAGGACACCCAG ACGTTCCTGTTGGACATTGAGGTGATGGATCGTCACGGGCACAACTGCAGCAGGGCTCTAAGGGTGGAGGTGCTGCCATCACGCCGTCCCCGCGTCACCTTCCC TGAGCCACACCgggctgtgacagtgacagaagGCATTGGCCCTGGGGAGGTGGTCACACAGGTCCATGCCAGAGGTGACAATGTCCACTATGCCATCCTCGCTCCTGTGGCTCCTGTGCTCTTCGCCATTGACGAGG tgacaggggagATCCGCAGCACCCGGCAGCTACAGGCGATCCGTGCCCACCTCCTCATCCAGGCTTACAACGCGCTGCACCCACACGACCACGCCACCGCCACGGTCAATGTCACCGTGCAGGGGACAGACCGCCTGACACCGAGATGTGTCCCAGCCATCTTCGT GTCCCAGGTGCCTGAAACCATGTCCCCTGGCAGCACGTTGGTGACACTGAGGTGCACCAGCTCCACCAGCACTGATGGGTGTCTGCACTATGTTCTCGAGGggcctccctcctccctctcccacttctgcatggaggggcCACAGCTGAAG GTCAACACCACCCTGGACTATGACTCGGAGGCCATGGCTGCTCTGGGCTTCCAGTTCACAGCCACCATTGTGGTGACAGTGGGAGGGCAGCCCCGACAGAGCA CCCgtgtgcctgtgcttgtgaCGGTGACACCTGTCAACGAATTCAGACCAgtgtgccccagcagtgccaccttCACTGTGCCAGAGACAGCAGCTTTTGGCAGCCTCGTGGGGCGTGTGGCTGGCACTGACCGTGACTACCCCCAGGAGAGCCTGGAGTACAGCCTGGAGGGGGGGCCTGGCCCCGCACAGCCCTTCTCCATCGACAGGCGCACAg ttcCCACAGGCGAGATCCGCGTGGTGGGACCCCTGGACTCGCAGCAGCACAAGAGCTACAGGCTGGTGGTGCGGCTGACGGACACCCACAATGACCTGGACCCGAGGAAGAGGCAGAGCCGTCTGTGCGATGTGTCTGTGCGCCTGCAG gctgtgctggaccAGCTGCCGGAGTGCATCCCCGAGGTGCAGGAGCTGCGGATCACGGCCGGGTCCCCGGGCAGCCGCCAGCCTGTCACCCGCCTGCTGTGCCACGGCAGCCCCGACAGTGCCCTGCTGACCTACACCATTGTTGGAG GCAATGAGGATGGGCGCTTTCGGCTGGAGGGGAACACCCTTGTCTACCTGCCCGGTGACCGAGCCGAGCCCCAGCCCTTTGTCCTGCTGGTGGAGGTGTGGGGTGGCTCTGGTGGCCGCCGCCGCAGCagcctggtggcactggtggtgcACGTCACCCCCCGGAGCACCCCGGTGCCAGCCAGCACCACCACTCAGCGCACG ACTCTGCAGAAGGAGCCGCTGGTTGTCCTGCAGACGGAGGCGGTGTGGCACCCGCCAGCCTGGTTTGTGGCTGTGCTGACCCTCTCtggtgtcctgctgctggccaccCTGGGCTGCACGGCCCggaagctgctgtgcag CAACCAGGCCCCTGGCAAGCTGTTCCTGGCCAAGAG ctcctgggatgtGATGGAGCATGGCAGGAACAAGGAGGAACGGGGACACCCACACGCCAGCAGCCCA GGGCAGTTCGATGGCCATGCTCAGGACCCAC GCACCGGCAGGGATTATCTCTTCAACAGCGTGACCGGGGCTCGGCGCTGGATCTGA
- the CDHR4 gene encoding cadherin-related family member 4 isoform X2 gives MGMHGHLTFLLLSLCAPGTFVRATVLPDLPRVVTLSEDTVPGTRVTEVTVSCSNSSSSPNVTLDSIEHEHPFNSIAISSDPTDATMFWAEVTLRAGAELDARRVNQYTLILRAACPGEDEVEERLFVQVTAGHVLRCETLFASTEGDVVQVLADVAPRTPLYVVLPQPLGGLTFRLRNRNTPLTLTRQGLVLAPDNGFDPSKDTQTFLLDIEVMDRHGHNCSRALRVEVLPSRRPRVTFPEPHRAVTVTEGIGPGEVVTQVHARGDNVHYAILAPVAPVLFAIDEVTGEIRSTRQLQAIRAHLLIQAYNALHPHDHATATVNVTVQGTDRLTPRCVPAIFVSQVPETMSPGSTLVTLRCTSSTSTDGCLHYVLEGPPSSLSHFCMEGPQLKVNTTLDYDSEAMAALGFQFTATIVVTVGGQPRQSTRVPVLVTVTPVNEFRPVCPSSATFTVPETAAFGSLVGRVAGTDRDYPQESLEYSLEGGPGPAQPFSIDRRTVPTGEIRVVGPLDSQQHKSYRLVVRLTDTHNDLDPRKRQSRLCDVSVRLQAVLDQLPECIPEVQELRITAGSPGSRQPVTRLLCHGSPDSALLTYTIVGGNEDGRFRLEGNTLVYLPGDRAEPQPFVLLVEVWGGSGGRRRSSLVALVVHVTPRSTPVPASTTTQRTTLQKEPLVVLQTEAVWHPPAWFVAVLTLSGVLLLATLGCTARKLLCSNQAPGKLFLAKSSWDVMEHGRNKEERGHPHASSPGQFDGHAQDPRTGRDYLFNSVTGARRWI, from the exons ATGGGCATGCACGGACAcctcaccttcctcctcctcagcctctGTGCCCCGG GGACTTTTGTCAGAGCAACAG TCCTGCCTGACCTGCCACGTGTGGTGACCCTGAGTGAGGACACAGTGCCAGGCACCCGTGTCACTGAGGTGACCGTGTCCTGCAGCAACTCAAGCAGCAGTCCCAATGTCACCCTGGACAGCATCGAGCACGAGCACCCCTTCAACTCCATCGCCATcagctctgaccccacagatGCCACCATGTTCTGGGCAGAG gTGACACTGCGTGCTGGCGCAGAGCTCGATGCCCGCCGGGTGAACCAGTACACATTGATCCTGCGGGCTGCTTGTCCTGGTGAGGATGAGGTGGAGGAGCGGCTCTTTGTCCAAGTGACAGCAGGCCACGTGCTGCGCTGTGAGACCCTCTTTGCCAGCACAG agGGTGATGTGGTGCAGGTGCTGGCAGATGTGGCGCCCCGGACGCCCCTGTACGTGgtgctgccacagccactggGTGGGCTGACG TTCAGGCTCCGAAACCGCAACACACCACTCACGCTCACCCGCCAGGgcctggtgctggcacctgACAATGGTTTTGATCCCAGCAAGGACACCCAG ACGTTCCTGTTGGACATTGAGGTGATGGATCGTCACGGGCACAACTGCAGCAGGGCTCTAAGGGTGGAGGTGCTGCCATCACGCCGTCCCCGCGTCACCTTCCC TGAGCCACACCgggctgtgacagtgacagaagGCATTGGCCCTGGGGAGGTGGTCACACAGGTCCATGCCAGAGGTGACAATGTCCACTATGCCATCCTCGCTCCTGTGGCTCCTGTGCTCTTCGCCATTGACGAGG tgacaggggagATCCGCAGCACCCGGCAGCTACAGGCGATCCGTGCCCACCTCCTCATCCAGGCTTACAACGCGCTGCACCCACACGACCACGCCACCGCCACGGTCAATGTCACCGTGCAGGGGACAGACCGCCTGACACCGAGATGTGTCCCAGCCATCTTCGT GTCCCAGGTGCCTGAAACCATGTCCCCTGGCAGCACGTTGGTGACACTGAGGTGCACCAGCTCCACCAGCACTGATGGGTGTCTGCACTATGTTCTCGAGGggcctccctcctccctctcccacttctgcatggaggggcCACAGCTGAAG GTCAACACCACCCTGGACTATGACTCGGAGGCCATGGCTGCTCTGGGCTTCCAGTTCACAGCCACCATTGTGGTGACAGTGGGAGGGCAGCCCCGACAGAGCA CCCgtgtgcctgtgcttgtgaCGGTGACACCTGTCAACGAATTCAGACCAgtgtgccccagcagtgccaccttCACTGTGCCAGAGACAGCAGCTTTTGGCAGCCTCGTGGGGCGTGTGGCTGGCACTGACCGTGACTACCCCCAGGAGAGCCTGGAGTACAGCCTGGAGGGGGGGCCTGGCCCCGCACAGCCCTTCTCCATCGACAGGCGCACAg ttcCCACAGGCGAGATCCGCGTGGTGGGACCCCTGGACTCGCAGCAGCACAAGAGCTACAGGCTGGTGGTGCGGCTGACGGACACCCACAATGACCTGGACCCGAGGAAGAGGCAGAGCCGTCTGTGCGATGTGTCTGTGCGCCTGCAG gctgtgctggaccAGCTGCCGGAGTGCATCCCCGAGGTGCAGGAGCTGCGGATCACGGCCGGGTCCCCGGGCAGCCGCCAGCCTGTCACCCGCCTGCTGTGCCACGGCAGCCCCGACAGTGCCCTGCTGACCTACACCATTGTTGGAG GCAATGAGGATGGGCGCTTTCGGCTGGAGGGGAACACCCTTGTCTACCTGCCCGGTGACCGAGCCGAGCCCCAGCCCTTTGTCCTGCTGGTGGAGGTGTGGGGTGGCTCTGGTGGCCGCCGCCGCAGCagcctggtggcactggtggtgcACGTCACCCCCCGGAGCACCCCGGTGCCAGCCAGCACCACCACTCAGCGCACG ACTCTGCAGAAGGAGCCGCTGGTTGTCCTGCAGACGGAGGCGGTGTGGCACCCGCCAGCCTGGTTTGTGGCTGTGCTGACCCTCTCtggtgtcctgctgctggccaccCTGGGCTGCACGGCCCggaagctgctgtgcag CAACCAGGCCCCTGGCAAGCTGTTCCTGGCCAAGAG ctcctgggatgtGATGGAGCATGGCAGGAACAAGGAGGAACGGGGACACCCACACGCCAGCAGCCCA GGGCAGTTCGATGGCCATGCTCAGGACCCAC GCACCGGCAGGGATTATCTCTTCAACAGCGTGACCGGGGCTCGGCGCTGGATCTGA
- the CDHR4 gene encoding cadherin-related family member 4 isoform X1, producing MCSGHSRVSSGVLSISRMLLGFLLGITVAYPDTSGVSSEHLTEGILGPPQGIARAHLAGCGDTLLFAGTFVRATVLPDLPRVVTLSEDTVPGTRVTEVTVSCSNSSSSPNVTLDSIEHEHPFNSIAISSDPTDATMFWAEVTLRAGAELDARRVNQYTLILRAACPGEDEVEERLFVQVTAGHVLRCETLFASTEGDVVQVLADVAPRTPLYVVLPQPLGGLTFRLRNRNTPLTLTRQGLVLAPDNGFDPSKDTQTFLLDIEVMDRHGHNCSRALRVEVLPSRRPRVTFPEPHRAVTVTEGIGPGEVVTQVHARGDNVHYAILAPVAPVLFAIDEVTGEIRSTRQLQAIRAHLLIQAYNALHPHDHATATVNVTVQGTDRLTPRCVPAIFVSQVPETMSPGSTLVTLRCTSSTSTDGCLHYVLEGPPSSLSHFCMEGPQLKVNTTLDYDSEAMAALGFQFTATIVVTVGGQPRQSTRVPVLVTVTPVNEFRPVCPSSATFTVPETAAFGSLVGRVAGTDRDYPQESLEYSLEGGPGPAQPFSIDRRTGEIRVVGPLDSQQHKSYRLVVRLTDTHNDLDPRKRQSRLCDVSVRLQAVLDQLPECIPEVQELRITAGSPGSRQPVTRLLCHGSPDSALLTYTIVGGNEDGRFRLEGNTLVYLPGDRAEPQPFVLLVEVWGGSGGRRRSSLVALVVHVTPRSTPVPASTTTQRTTLQKEPLVVLQTEAVWHPPAWFVAVLTLSGVLLLATLGCTARKLLCSNQAPGKLFLAKSSWDVMEHGRNKEERGHPHASSPGQFDGHAQDPRTGRDYLFNSVTGARRWI from the exons ATGTGCTCAGGGCATTCCCGGGTGTCCTCAGGGGTCCTCAGCATTTCCAGGATGTTACTGGGATTTCTTTTGGGCATCACTGTGGCATATCCAGACACCAGTGGGGTTTCATCAGAGCATCTCACAGAGGGAATTCTGGGGCCTCCCCAGGGTATTGCCAGGGCACACCTGGCAGGCTGTGGTGACACTCTCCTCTTTGCAGGGACTTTTGTCAGAGCAACAG TCCTGCCTGACCTGCCACGTGTGGTGACCCTGAGTGAGGACACAGTGCCAGGCACCCGTGTCACTGAGGTGACCGTGTCCTGCAGCAACTCAAGCAGCAGTCCCAATGTCACCCTGGACAGCATCGAGCACGAGCACCCCTTCAACTCCATCGCCATcagctctgaccccacagatGCCACCATGTTCTGGGCAGAG gTGACACTGCGTGCTGGCGCAGAGCTCGATGCCCGCCGGGTGAACCAGTACACATTGATCCTGCGGGCTGCTTGTCCTGGTGAGGATGAGGTGGAGGAGCGGCTCTTTGTCCAAGTGACAGCAGGCCACGTGCTGCGCTGTGAGACCCTCTTTGCCAGCACAG agGGTGATGTGGTGCAGGTGCTGGCAGATGTGGCGCCCCGGACGCCCCTGTACGTGgtgctgccacagccactggGTGGGCTGACG TTCAGGCTCCGAAACCGCAACACACCACTCACGCTCACCCGCCAGGgcctggtgctggcacctgACAATGGTTTTGATCCCAGCAAGGACACCCAG ACGTTCCTGTTGGACATTGAGGTGATGGATCGTCACGGGCACAACTGCAGCAGGGCTCTAAGGGTGGAGGTGCTGCCATCACGCCGTCCCCGCGTCACCTTCCC TGAGCCACACCgggctgtgacagtgacagaagGCATTGGCCCTGGGGAGGTGGTCACACAGGTCCATGCCAGAGGTGACAATGTCCACTATGCCATCCTCGCTCCTGTGGCTCCTGTGCTCTTCGCCATTGACGAGG tgacaggggagATCCGCAGCACCCGGCAGCTACAGGCGATCCGTGCCCACCTCCTCATCCAGGCTTACAACGCGCTGCACCCACACGACCACGCCACCGCCACGGTCAATGTCACCGTGCAGGGGACAGACCGCCTGACACCGAGATGTGTCCCAGCCATCTTCGT GTCCCAGGTGCCTGAAACCATGTCCCCTGGCAGCACGTTGGTGACACTGAGGTGCACCAGCTCCACCAGCACTGATGGGTGTCTGCACTATGTTCTCGAGGggcctccctcctccctctcccacttctgcatggaggggcCACAGCTGAAG GTCAACACCACCCTGGACTATGACTCGGAGGCCATGGCTGCTCTGGGCTTCCAGTTCACAGCCACCATTGTGGTGACAGTGGGAGGGCAGCCCCGACAGAGCA CCCgtgtgcctgtgcttgtgaCGGTGACACCTGTCAACGAATTCAGACCAgtgtgccccagcagtgccaccttCACTGTGCCAGAGACAGCAGCTTTTGGCAGCCTCGTGGGGCGTGTGGCTGGCACTGACCGTGACTACCCCCAGGAGAGCCTGGAGTACAGCCTGGAGGGGGGGCCTGGCCCCGCACAGCCCTTCTCCATCGACAGGCGCACAg GCGAGATCCGCGTGGTGGGACCCCTGGACTCGCAGCAGCACAAGAGCTACAGGCTGGTGGTGCGGCTGACGGACACCCACAATGACCTGGACCCGAGGAAGAGGCAGAGCCGTCTGTGCGATGTGTCTGTGCGCCTGCAG gctgtgctggaccAGCTGCCGGAGTGCATCCCCGAGGTGCAGGAGCTGCGGATCACGGCCGGGTCCCCGGGCAGCCGCCAGCCTGTCACCCGCCTGCTGTGCCACGGCAGCCCCGACAGTGCCCTGCTGACCTACACCATTGTTGGAG GCAATGAGGATGGGCGCTTTCGGCTGGAGGGGAACACCCTTGTCTACCTGCCCGGTGACCGAGCCGAGCCCCAGCCCTTTGTCCTGCTGGTGGAGGTGTGGGGTGGCTCTGGTGGCCGCCGCCGCAGCagcctggtggcactggtggtgcACGTCACCCCCCGGAGCACCCCGGTGCCAGCCAGCACCACCACTCAGCGCACG ACTCTGCAGAAGGAGCCGCTGGTTGTCCTGCAGACGGAGGCGGTGTGGCACCCGCCAGCCTGGTTTGTGGCTGTGCTGACCCTCTCtggtgtcctgctgctggccaccCTGGGCTGCACGGCCCggaagctgctgtgcag CAACCAGGCCCCTGGCAAGCTGTTCCTGGCCAAGAG ctcctgggatgtGATGGAGCATGGCAGGAACAAGGAGGAACGGGGACACCCACACGCCAGCAGCCCA GGGCAGTTCGATGGCCATGCTCAGGACCCAC GCACCGGCAGGGATTATCTCTTCAACAGCGTGACCGGGGCTCGGCGCTGGATCTGA